One region of Vitis vinifera cultivar Pinot Noir 40024 chromosome 1, ASM3070453v1 genomic DNA includes:
- the LOC100258132 gene encoding basic leucine zipper 43: protein MLPGEFTGIHYMAPENPTPFPANFGMTYDNTPTLHFGGYLSNLTTSQIPPIHEFTPQSSSLSNNSTSDEAEEHQLSIIDERKQRRMISNRESARRSRMRKQKHLDELWSQVVRLRNENHSLIDKLNHVSECHDRVLQENVRLKEEASDLRQMLTDLRIGSPYTTLRELEGVSCNTAHLRAESSNQSITSSIDLLH from the coding sequence ATGCTTCCAGGTGAATTCACAGGAATCCACTATATGGCTCCTGAGAATCCAACTCCCTTTCCTGCCAACTTCGGCATGACGTATGACAACACGCCAACCCTCCATTTTGGTGGATATTTAAGCAACCTAACCACTTCTCAGATCCCTCCTATTCATGAATTCACCCCACAGTCGTCAAGCCTGAGCAATAACTCTACTTCAGATGAAGCCGAGGAGCATCAACTCAGCATCATAGATGAAAGGAAGCAGAGAAGAATGATATCTAATAGAGAATCTGCTCGCAGGTCAAGGATGCGGAAACAGAAGCACCTGGATGAGCTCTGGTCGCAGGTCGTCCGTCTCAGAAATGAGAATCACAGCCTCATAGACAAGTTGAACCATGTGTCGGAGTGCCATGACCGGGTTCTTCAAGAGAATGTGAGGCTCAAGGAAGAAGCTTCTGACCTCCGCCAAATGCTCACGGACCTCCGAATAGGCAGTCCTTACACCACGTTGAGAGAGTTGGAGGGGGTTTCCTGCAACACAGCCCATCTCAGAGCTGAGTCCTCCAACCAATCCATCACTAGCTCCATAGACCTGCTTCATTGA